The following nucleotide sequence is from Pelodiscus sinensis isolate JC-2024 chromosome 8, ASM4963464v1, whole genome shotgun sequence.
ctttatcttatcctccagagcacttgccacccctcccagcttggtgtcctccgcaaactttataagtgtgccCTCTAAGCCAGCACTTAAATCATTTACGAAGCTGCTCTATTGTAAGCTAAACCAAAGACCCGGATTTGAACTAATCTGGGTTCAGATCTGAGCTTTCTAGCTCAAGCTCCACTCTGTTTATTTATAGATCATAAAATGATACgaccctttttaaaaaagctctcTCGAGTATTTCACGCTCTGACCGCCAGTCAGTTTGAGCTTCCCACATACTCAGGAAAGACTGATTTCCTTTTACCGATCCCAAATCTCTCTGCTCGTGTATTCGACTGGTTCGGCTCCCCTCACCTCTCATTCTCTTTAGAAACGTGCCTCTGCTTTTCCTTATCCAGCCAGCCCTAAGAGCATAGCTCACTCTAAAGCTGCAGTAGCGATGGAAAGAACAGCTTTGTCGGCCATAAAGATCAGTCGCAGACTCCGTCTGGTGCTTTCCGCGCTGTGTAGTACGTGTCAAGAGGCTAAAGGCAAACCTTTGACACAAACTGATTTTGGCTTGGGAAAATGAACACTGCTATATTTAGAGCTAGctgacttacccagcattgctggagtcctgcagggcagggagctggagatctgtgggtgcaggaatcaggactgggagggtgaggaggggctcaggcaggaggtggggagtgcAAACTGCTCCCTTTGGGGTTGGGGCTGTGCtggccagctggcagctgctccctggggcaggctgaggcggtgggggccaggcctggggtgcttgctgccccctgtcaGCATTCAGGGATGTAGCTGTGtcctgtgcttgctgccctctgtgggtcattcaggagtataactctccctgctatcacacccctccctttccatctgaTGTGAAACAGTcgcattctaggcacatcccattgtacTGGCACCCCCAAACTCTGACCTTACTTTAAGGTCTGCTccaaggaagctgcctaccaaattcgGTGGTAGTAAGGAATGGGAGTGAAGACGGCAAGAGATGGGGAAGGAGAAGCGTCATGAGGGAGTGACCATGGAAACCCATGGGATCAGGGCAAGGTGGAAGATGGTGAATGGGCACATGTCTTCTGATCCCCAATCTACAGCTGAAAATCTGTAAATCATTCCCAGCATTCTAGTGCATCCAGCTTTGTTCGGTTGGCTTGTGACGTCACCAGAAGCTCTGGATGGAATAGCAGGCAGCCACGAAAGAGGTAGCTGCAGTTTGCGGTGGATCAAGTTAACAATAGTAAATAAAAGGTGCATTCGATGCTGGGGTGGAATGGTTTGGGCCAAATGAATTTGTCTTACCTTCCAGCTGCCGTGCTTCAAAACATATGGATCCATTTAAATCCCATCGCTGCCATGCATTCAGCTACTGTTCAGATTCTTATCTCGCTGATCGCTACATCAGACTGAACAGAGGGCTGGTTTGTTAGGGGCTCGATACCCAATTTTGTTCTATAGGAGTTTTGTGGGAGGCTTTGCGTGAGAAGTCGAAatgcaggaggggaggcaggaagggaagggctgTTTGTGCCGTATTTAAACTATTCACCTCCACCCAACTGAAAGTCCTTTGGGTTTTATTCGGGGAAAACCCTCAGTCCATTCAGTAAGTCTGGTGTGATTGCAAGGTTCAGAAATGGCTCCTTGATTAATGGACAAAACCTTGAAGACCGGAGGAAAATTGTACGCTGAGTCGTTCCCTGATGCTGCCGTGTCTAACCCAGCATAGCTCAGCTtcttggggggaagagaggatttTGGATAAAGAGGACAAAGATTCTTAAAAATCACAGCCTGATGCCTGGCTTCTAAGCCCCTAAGAAAACGGCCTGCTTTGCCCAAGTGCTGAACGCTCCACCGCGGTGACGTCCCTGGGAGCTGGAGGCCGCTTCTAAGTCTTAACCTTGTTTGCCTGCCTGCTTTCTTGCAGAACGGCTAAGTCTGGGCAGTGAGGCCAAGTGGCTCTTTATCTGTGTGTGTGGAGATAAGGGCCGCAGAGGAAGCCGTGTCTTAGAGGCGGAAGGCTGCCCCTCTTATCGTTCAAGTGCGTGTTGTGAAGGGGTAAAAATAGGGACTTGTGGAGTAGGGAAGCTGAAAGGCAGGCACCTGCCACGCGCAGAAGGAAACCACTGGAAAGGCTTAAGACTTGAGATCCTCGGCTGGAACCCTACAAACCTTCCCTGACAAGAGTAAAACGTCCATATTGGAGTCACAGACAGACTTCTAGGGACCGCTAGAGGTCGTTTATTCCAGCCCCGCCCTGACGTGGGATGAACTTTGTCTAACTTGGCTCCCACGATGAGGGTTCCCACCATTGCCCTCACTGGGCTGTGTGATGCTGGCAGAGCACGTCCCGGTTTGTGTTGAGGTCCCCATGGTGCACCTGAACCCTGACAGAGGTGTAACTGGAGTCAGTGTGGCTCGCCTGTGTGCTATGACTGGGGTCAGGACCAGAAGGCTGTGTCTATCGCCAGGCAAGGGGGAAAGTGTCAGCTGAGGAGATCTACAACCAAATGCATTCTGTGCTGTCCGCTGGCAGCAGATAGACAAAATTGCACAACTTGAAATGTGACAACAGGCTTTGTGGGTCTGCCTTGCCCCCACCACTAAGACGAGTCATGCACGTCGATTCTGCCTATCAGCTGAGTCTGtagctcaggcagggctggcgacagactttgccaggccctgggctatgtgagtgtgtgtgtgtgtgtgtaactcgGCTCCAGACACCTGGGAAGGGGCAAGGCTTTGGACATAAAGGTGGGCTGGGGCACCAGGCTTCAGCACCACCCGGGCTGCGTGTGTGGGTTCTGGCTGTGATTTAAAGGGACCGGCGCTCAGTGCACATGGCAGGAGAGGAATAAAACCCGCAAATGGAAGGAAGTGAGTATCTCCATTCTACCGTGACTCTAGAGGGCAAGGGTTCTAGGCATAAACAAGAGATCCCCAGTTGCTGAGTGCGGGTTAGCCGCCCAGCTTGCTGAGTAAGACTGTaaatagtttgtgtgtctgtttgcctGATGTAACCTTGCGAGCCCTCCTTGCCTTTCCCTGTTAACACAGCTGCCTATGGTTTGGCCACCACCGTTGTCACTGGGGTGAGATCTAAGCTGCAACtgacctggggtaagtgactAACTCTCCGGAACCAGAAGTGACCCAAATATTGTGGTGGTTTTTTGGCGCAAGGAACCATCGGTTGCAGAGGCCTGCTGACCTGAATGGTGAGACGGACCGGAGTGCCCCGGGGCTGTCTGCATCTCCATCGtagctgggcaagatgcagcccaagCCGTCTAACACTTGGGTGTGGCCTGCGGACCACACCTGGCCACAGTCTGTTTATGTCCTATTGAAATGGCTCCCAGCTTGTGGTCACGGTGCTGCCCTGGCAGGGGccggagccatgagccctttgaGCTGCGggtatttaaagggctcacagctcctggccctgctgctaccctgttgcctggcagccacctggggtTGCTGTGAGTATTTAAAAgactcagggctggagccaggagtcctttaaatagccacagcaaccctgagcagctgccaggcaatggtggggccaggagctgcaagccctgtGCTGTGTTTTTGATTCAAAGCCTCCAGCTGCAGACAGCTCTAAGGGGAGGCTcgtcctcagccccgccccttccacgtTGGGCCCGCCCTTTCTACTTCAGGCCCCACCCACTTTgggccctgtcccttccatgTTGGACCCGCCCTTTCTACTTCAGGCCCCGCCCCATCCACTtcgggccccgccccttctatgtTGGGCCCGCCCTTTCTACTTCAGGCCCCGCCCCATCCATTtcgggccccgccccttctggcctGTGTCCACATGCCAACATTTGCGCCCCTGTGAAAGTTCTTGTCCACCCGGTCTCCATGCCACGGCTGGCCTAGTGTTCAAGCTGTTTGCACTTGATCATTGGGTGGGGAGATTGGAGGGTGGATCCCACAAGCAGCCAGGGGTTGGTGCCGGAGGTGACGCATGTTCTCGACTGGCCGCAGGCAGCTTGTCAACCGGTTGCAGTGCTTAATGACACTCCTGGCTAGGAAGGCTCCCCCAGCCCgcatgggggaggaaggcacGTTGGAGTACAGTCCCCAAAAGGCAGCACACGGGGCTGCCTAGcctcccccagcaaaccaggcggCGCCCGGCACTGTCATGGAGATCAGTGAGGAAGGCTTGTGGCGCACAGCCGGGAAAACCCCTCCTGGAGTCGGGCGGCTTCCGCGCTAAATCCCTCTTGGGGAGAAAGGGCGAGGCACCCCACAGGGCCATGGAGGGACCCATCCCCTATGCCTACGGGCCTCCCTTGGGTTGCGGTTCAAGTCCAAGGGCTGCCGGATGAGGGATGGGGTTTGAACAGGGCTCTGCAGCGCAGGGCTATTCCGCCAGGGGACTCGCCTAGTGAATCCCTCTGTTGTGCGGTGGCTAGGACACGCGCCTGGGAGGTCACTGTCCGCATCAGCCCGAGCAGGTCCCACTTCCCAACTGAGCTGCCGACCCGCTGGGCTAATGGTGATGCAGGAGGGAGGTCTCCCCCTCCTGTGCTGGGTGAAGTCGGATGCCGACCTGATTGGGCCCCACTGGGTAAGAAAGATGCTTCTCTGCCTAGGGCTTGTGTGTTGTTCTGGGGCTAAGGTGGGAGATGGGTACCTAGGACGCCTTACTTGCAAAATCCTGGGGGCCAAGTGCGTTGAAGTGTCTATAGATTGTAGGTGCCTAAGTCCCTTTACAGGGCTGGGCCTTAAAGCCTCTGTTTCCATTAAAAGGGCTTCCAAATCTCTTAGGCTGTTTTGACAATCCGGACCCAAGCTGCCAAATTCCATGGTTTGCCCCCCACAAAGATTCATTCAATTACCGGGAAACAGGATTCAGATGCTGCAGGAGAAATTGCTGTGTCAGTAAATAATGCATCGCGCTTTCAATCACACAGGATTGTAACACGGGTTTCATTATAGCCTATTACATGCCATTTATTTACAGAGTGTACATTCTGGGAAGCGTTAGGTTTTTTTCCTATAAAAAAGAAGCTTGCGTGCGTGGATTTACATTTACACCAGTAACGTACAGATTTACACCGGAGCAGAAAGGTCAGACCGTGCTCCGAAAGCTGCCCTCGACTACCTGCACCCGCACTCTGCTACTTTCATCCCCTCGTATTTATGTTTCAGAGTGGGCACCCCAGCGTCATCCATGTAGAGGATAGAAATGGGATCCAGTTTGGTGGGAACACAGCAGGCCTTGGCAGCTTTCTTGGGGTTTTTGAGGTGCACCAAGGTCTGGACGATGGCGTGTTTCGTGGGGGTTACGTTGTCCGTCAACGGGAAGAAGCATCCCCCTTTGCATTCAAATGCATCGTAATCTTTGGGCGCCATGATCCAGGAATCCCAGCCGATTTCCTTGAAGTTCACGCGGAGGGAGGTTCTCCGGCAGTGGTTGCTACCGGTGCTTCTCTTGCTTCTGGATGAAGGCGAGTGGAGCCCGGGGTCGGATATGGATTTcgcctctccctcctcttcctcttcaggCAAAGTGCTGTTCTTGGCTAACTTCTTCAGCATGCTCTCCTGCTCATGAACTATCATTTCCCGGAGCTCCAATCTGGTCTCCTTGCTCCCGTTGCTGTGGTCGTTGGAGAACACTACCAGCAAGGGCAGTTGTGTCGTGTCGGGCGACACACTGATGTCCAGTTTCCCATAAACGGAGTCCCCCTGGGTTTTCCGCTCCACCACAACCTCAAGCTTGTTTTTGGTCTTGGGTTTGTCTGCCCTGACCCATCTTTTCACAGCACCGGACACCTCAAACATTTCCCATCCGCATTCCTGGATCTCTCGGGAGACAAGGAAGGCTTTGGCGCCTTCTGGGCTTTGCCAGAGATGTCTATCGGTAACATCATAAATGACTAACTTGCCTTCCAGCCTTGAGAGAGGCCCGACGTCCCTACTGCAGGCAATGTGGAGTCGCAGCTCAGCTCTGGTGATGACTTCGTGCCGGGGGATAGAGACGTTGAAGAGCAAGAGGTGTTTCTGAAATGGATTTTCTTCTGGGGAAGCCATAGAGACAACATCTGCAAGAGGAAATTAAGAGAGGCGGTCACCCTGCCTCCTAGGATAGAGGCTAATCCAATGAAGACGAACGCACTTCGCCGGTGGCATGCTATGTTTCAGAAGAAATGCCCACCCGTTACTAGTAGCTGCTGGGAGTGACGTTACACCATGGCCACCAGTATTAAATAAATGAACTGGCTTCACTCCAGAGTGAAACCCAGAGGGAGGTCCCTATGGGTAGCAAATCCACCAGGGATCAAGTTGTGATCCACAGTAACCTCACCTTCAgactccctgtgtgtgtgtgtgtgtgtgtgtgtgtgtgtgtgtacatgagtGTGATGTGTCCACACACAAGGTGCCAGCACAGCTCCAAAAGTGGGTGGTGTTGGCTCATGAGGGGCGTGTGCAAATGCAGTGGCTTCCCATAAAGGCTCTGCCATGTGGCCTCTGCAGAGGAATTACAGCTGTAAACCTCCCTGGGGGTTGGTAGTACAAATCCCACGACCATGATCGTGAGCTGGGGCAAATTCCCCTTCCCCTGGAGGGGGAGGCTCAGGCATAGGGATATGGAACCTACATCTCTAGTTTATAGCTATCGTAGCTGAGTTTCCCCACAAAACATCTTGCACTAGGGAGGAACCAAAGTGGACGATCAAACCCTTTGCAAGTCTGATGGAGAAGCTCCTGGCTCCGGCTGGCTTGGGAGCTTGGTATTCGGAAATGGAGCCTTTCCTCTCCCAATCCCTGCTTCTGTTCCCGGGCAGGGCTGGCTAGTCAGAGACGTAATTCCAGCCAAAGGCCATGGGAGCTGGAGGTGCGAGGCATGTCTGTAAGGGGTTTTGGTAAGTTACCCCCAGCTGATGGCTGTgagatgggtgggtgggtgtcatCTCACAAGCATCCACCCTGCCAAAAGCATCTTCCCCAATCTCCCTGGCCAATCAGAGcagaggaggggccagggagCCTGCACCCTAGCTCACACCGAGAAGGGGGTGTGCTTGTGCGGGAATGTGGAGACGGCTGCCACGCTGTCGTCTGTGCTGGGTCTAGATACATGGACATTTGAATTTGTCTTGGCTGGTTCTTTCGGCCAGCACCAAATTCACTTAAAACACCCCCGCCCCTTTTATTGATTCTAACGAGAGGGCTTTTAAAAGGATTGAGTCGTGTGCTGTCTTAGATGGCTGAAACTCTGCTGAAAAAGGTGCTGGGCCGCAAGGAATTTTTTACATTCGTAAGTGACGCAGGAAGCCCAGAGGTGCTAGGGCCAGCCTAGAGACTGCTACTGAGTGGAGAGGTTTAGGGCCTTTGCCTGGGCAAggcctggcacaaattaagccctGGATGGTCGGGTATGTTCCTGAGGTGCTGAGCGGGGCTCTGAACcaaaccccccagccccactcactCCCGATCTCTGAATGCAAAGGCTGGTGTTCCTAGCAGCAATCGGGAGTCCCATTTCCCGTTCGACTCCTGTCTTTACAAAGGGCTGGAGCAATGCCCAAGGGCCAAACATCCTCCAGAGTTGGGGGTGTTGGAAAACCTACCCCCAAATTTTGCAGCTCAGCCCCAAATCTCAGCCCCAAAACAAAGGCAAGGCAGCCAAGTTGTGGTGACTCTGTTTGGAGAGTTGGAATATTTCGTTTGCTTCTTGGAGAAGCAAGAGGGCACAATGTGGACTCAGAGAAAAGGATTTAGGACCTGGAAGAGTATAAGAGAAGAGCAGCGGAAAGGATAACAAAAGAGACTATGCCGGGGATTTTCCAAAGAAGCccaagggagttaggtgcctgaGTCCCTTTGATTTGCAATGGGATTTGACACGGACTCTCTAGCTTCTTGTCCAACCCCGGTCTATAGG
It contains:
- the GDF2 gene encoding growth/differentiation factor 2, whose translation is MCSWGATAAWLVFNIIACVARGKPLEAWGKLSEKSFGEPSEVEGKTPFNLKAFLENMKADFLRSLNLSGVPLQERSREEPPQFMIDLYNKYATDKSSSPASNVVRSFSAEDVVSMASPEENPFQKHLLLFNVSIPRHEVITRAELRLHIACSRDVGPLSRLEGKLVIYDVTDRHLWQSPEGAKAFLVSREIQECGWEMFEVSGAVKRWVRADKPKTKNKLEVVVERKTQGDSVYGKLDISVSPDTTQLPLLVVFSNDHSNGSKETRLELREMIVHEQESMLKKLAKNSTLPEEEEEGEAKSISDPGLHSPSSRSKRSTGSNHCRRTSLRVNFKEIGWDSWIMAPKDYDAFECKGGCFFPLTDNVTPTKHAIVQTLVHLKNPKKAAKACCVPTKLDPISILYMDDAGVPTLKHKYEGMKVAECGCR